A portion of the Planctomycetia bacterium genome contains these proteins:
- a CDS encoding class I SAM-dependent methyltransferase, which translates to MDEANERIEQFQVNNTIPGFVASQFLQVYQALHYINQNNLAPGNLFCEWGSGFGVVSSLAALCGFHAIGIEIDEKLVEEAEQLAADFDIDVSFYCDSFIPPGNENLLATEESSSWLTNRPGDMLESGISPESFDVIFVYPWPGEESLMEQLFVSHAGTGSLLVSFHCREGVRVQRLIKSSSKRNSLRHAGR; encoded by the coding sequence GTGGATGAGGCCAATGAACGGATAGAACAATTTCAAGTAAATAACACTATCCCAGGATTTGTCGCCAGTCAGTTTTTGCAGGTTTATCAGGCTCTGCATTACATCAATCAGAATAATCTGGCACCAGGCAACCTGTTTTGTGAATGGGGCAGTGGCTTCGGTGTGGTCAGCAGCCTGGCTGCTCTTTGTGGCTTTCATGCGATCGGCATTGAAATTGACGAGAAGCTGGTGGAGGAAGCAGAACAGTTAGCTGCTGATTTTGACATCGATGTCAGTTTCTATTGTGACAGTTTCATCCCGCCGGGTAATGAGAATCTCCTGGCTACAGAAGAAAGTTCTTCCTGGCTGACCAACAGGCCAGGTGACATGCTGGAATCAGGCATCAGCCCAGAGAGTTTCGATGTGATTTTCGTTTATCCCTGGCCTGGCGAAGAATCGCTCATGGAGCAGCTTTTCGTATCGCATGCAGGAACAGGTTCTCTTCTGGTCTCCTTTCATTGCCGCGAAGGAGTCCGTGTTCAACGCCTGATCAAATCGTCTTCCAAAAGAAATTCCTTACGACACGCTGGAAGATAA